Proteins co-encoded in one Arachis stenosperma cultivar V10309 chromosome 7, arast.V10309.gnm1.PFL2, whole genome shotgun sequence genomic window:
- the LOC130941990 gene encoding uncharacterized protein LOC130941990, which yields MARGGQCFEKLRRCVRTVFFVAALVASLLVSSLPVLVAMVDVVVPCTLISSFTCIRCYSFREHLRLYAFKSSLTDIPLVSIIRSVIIICVYSICDAPGLSHGPYLGTVTLSSLLSIVLLSVKACIFSVNSQIEAEASVSLTRKRLHLKKSWGMPVLFLSSVVFALGHTVVAYRTSCRARRKLLFHRVDPEAVLSCKNVFSSYQKVPRSPAASGGKTPKSDTEMRRRPFGPARDEELPVRLLADSDSLFISCQGLTLHYKLSLPGSPSISLSSASSFLESSTSCSTSSTAGGLQKFNRQLLSATPKIQQQLCRSYSNQFHGSSLYAPLLDGPETSLFTSDDIPALHLDEIHEGSETMKSNPLHLEQSLKAAGQVGIVLIHGFGGGVFSWRHVLGPLAQQSNCTVAAFDRPGWGLTSRLRREDWEKKELPNPYKLDNQVDLLLSFCSEIGFSSVVLIGHDDGGLLALMAAQRVQTTMNSFNVTVKGVVLLNVSLSREVVPSFARILLHTSLGKKHLVRPLLRAEITQVVNRHSWYDATKLTAEVLTLYKAPLYVEGWDEALHEIGKLSSETILTAQNAELLLESVEDIPVLVIAGAEDSLVPLKSCQAMASKFVNSRLVAVSGCGHLPHEECPNALLAAVLPFISRLFSVYDSPSQ from the exons ATGGCGAGGGGAGGGCAGTGCTTCGAGAAGCTTCGGAGGTGCGTTCGGACGGTTTTCTTCGTGGCGGCATTGGTGGCGTCTCTTCTCGTGTCGTCGCTGCCGGTGCTGGTGGCGATGGTGGACGTGGTTGTTCCTTGCACGTTGATATCCAGCTTCACGTGCATCAGGTGCTACAGCTTTAGAGAGCATTTGAGACTATACGCTTTCAAGAGTTCCTTGACGGATATTCCTCTCGTTTCTATCATAAGATCCGTCATCATTATCT GTGTTTATTCCATTTGTGATGCTCCCGGTCTCTCCCACGGTCCTTACCTTGGAACTGTGACTCTGTCCTCCTTACTCTCGATTGTCCTTCTTTCAGTGAAAGCTTGCATTTTCAGTGTAAATTCCCAGATTGAAGCGGAAGCTTCGGTTTCGCTTACTAGGAAGAGACTTCATTTGAAGAAATCATGGGGAATGCCTGTCTTGTTTCTGTCATCAGTTGTGTTTGCCCTTGGACATACTGTGGTTGCCTATAGAACCAGCTGCAGAGCAAGGAGAAAGCTTCTGTTTCATCGAGTTGATCCTGAAGCT gtcctttcatgcaaaaatgTTTTCTCTAGCTATCAAAAGGTCCCACGATCTCCTGCTGCTTCTGGGGGAAAAACCCCCAAAAGTGACACTGAGATGAGGCGCAGACCTTTTGGACCAGCTCGCGATGAAGAACTGCCTGTCAGATTACTTGCTGACTCAGACAGCTTATTCATCAGCTGCCAAGGGCTTACCCTCCATTATAAGCTCAGCCTGCCTGGTTCACCCTCAATTAGCTTGTCCTCAGCATCGTCCTTCCTTGAATCTAGTACTTCTTGCAGCACTTCATCAACAGCTGGAGGGTTGCAGAAATTCAATAGACAGTTACTGTCTGCGACTCCAAAAATCCAGCAACAACTCTGCAGGAGCTATAGCAATCAATTCCATGGCTCTTCTCTATATGCACCTCTTTTAGATGGTCCTGAAACTTCTCTCTTTACCTCTGATGATATCCCTGCATTGCATTTAGATGAAATTCACGAAGGCAGTGAAACAATGAAATCAAATCCTTTGCATTTGGAGCAAAGTTTAAAGGCAGCTGGCCAAGTAGGCATTGTTTTAATCCATGGGTTTGGTGGAGGAGTGTTCTCTTGGCGGCATGTATTGGGACCTTTAGCTCAGCAGAGTAATTGCACTGTTGCTGCATTTGATAGGCCTGGCTGGGGCTTAACTTCAAGGTTACGACGGGAGGATTGGGAGAAAAAAGAACTTCCAAATCCTTATAAACTTGATAATCAG GTTGACCTGCTTTTATCATTCTGTTCTGAgattggattttcttcagttgTGCTAATTGGTCATGATGATGGAGGATTGCTTGCTTTGATGGCTGCACAAAGAGTTCAAACAACGATGAATTCTTTCAAT GTTACTGTGAAAGGGGTTGTATTGCTAAATGTGAGCTTGTCAAGGGAAGTAGTCCCTTCCTTTGCTCGAATCCTTCTACATACATCGCTTGGAAAGAAACATTTGGTTCGTCCTCTTCTAAGAGCAGAAATCACTCAAGTGGTGAATCGTCATTCATGGTATGATGCTACCAAACTGACGGCAGAAGTTTTGACTCTCTACAAG GCTCCACTATATGTCGAAGGCTGGGATGAAGCACTTCACGAGATCGGAAAATTGTCTTCTGAAACCATCCTTACGGCACAAAATGCAGAATTGTTGCTTGAATCTGTGGAAGACATTCCGGTATTAGTCATAGCTGGTGCTGAAGATTCCCTCGTCCCTCTGAAATCCTGCCAAGCAATGGCATCAAAATTTGTAAATTCT AGACTAGTTGCAGTATCTGGGTGTGGCCATCTACCCCATGAGGAGTGTCCGAATGCGCTGCTTGCAGCTGTATTGCCGTTTATTAGTAGATTGTTCTCTGTATATGACTCGCCAAGCCAATAG